AAAATATCCCCCTAGCAATGGAGGATTTTGCCGAAATTAGCCGCTTTGCCCAGGAAAATAGCGTCGATTTGGTGGTTGTCGGTCCAGAATATCCCCTCTCCCTCGGTATTACCGATCATCTTCTCGCCCAAGAAATAGCGGTTTTTGGCCCCACACAAACCGGGGCCTTAATTGAATCGAGCAAATCCTGGGCCAAAGAATTAATGATCGAAGCCGGAGTGATCACTGCCGCCTCGGAAACCTTTACCGATGCAGAATTAGCGAAAACTTATATCCGAGAGCAAGGAGCGCCCATCGTGGTGAAAGCCGACGGATTAGCCGCAGGAAAAGGGGTAATTGTCGCCGAAACCGTAGATACGGCCCTAGAAGCGATCGATGATCTTTTTACCAGTGGCTTTACTAAAGTCGTGGTGGAAGAATTCCTAGAAGGGGAAGAAGTGTCCATCCTCACCCTCACCGATGGGATCAGCTTCCGTTCCCTGCTACCCGCCCAAGATCACAAGCGCATCGGTGAAGGCGATACCGGCAAAAATACCGGCGGTATGGGCGTTTATGTCCCCGCACCCATAGCCACCGCCGCCATTATCGAAGCGGTGGACCGAGACATCCTCGCCCCCATCGTCGCCACCCTGCAAAAACGCGGCATTGACTATCGGGGAGTCCTCTACGCGGGTTTAATGATTTCCCCCGCCGGAGAGCCAAAAGTTCTCGAATTTAACTGTCGTTTTGGCGATCCCGAAACCCAAGCGGTTTTACCCCTACTGGAAACTCCCCTCGCACCCCTACTGCTGGCTTGCGCTCAACAAAAATTAACTGATTTCCCCTCTTTACAATGGCGGTCCGGTAGTGCTGTTTGTGTGGTGGCTGCGTCTGCCGGTTATCCCGACCACTACGAAAAAGGCCAGTTAATCACTGGAATTAAGGCCGCTGAAACCGAGGGAGCGCTCGTTTTCCACGCTGGCACGGTTTTAAAACACGGCGATATCTTCACCGATGGCGGCCGCGTTTTGGGTGTCACTGCTATGGGGTCTAATTTTAATCAGGCGATCGAACTTGCCTATCAATCGGTGAACAGGATACACTTTCAGGGCATCTATTATCGTCGCGATATCGGCCACCGGGTAAGGGAAAAATAAGGGTCAGTATTTAGGCAGGGGTAAGGGGGTTTTGAGCATTAATTTAGCAGCCAATTGCCCCTTTTTTCCGCATCTCTCACCGCTAATCCTCACATCTTTCTAGGATAATCCCTGACAAAGGCGAATCTGATTTGTCAAAAAACCAGTAACTATTGATAAAATCATGAAACTGAATCGCCCAACCAAATTGCCATCCCTATGCGAATTTTGCTCTATTCTTATAACTATTATCCCGAACCGATCGGCATCGCTCCCCTGATGACAGAATTAGCGGAAGGATTGGTTAAAAGAGGTCATCAAGTCAGGGTTTTAACCGCTTTTCCTTGGTATCCTAATAGTGAAATCGATCCCGAATACCGAGGAAAAATCTATCTAGAAGAAGAACGCAACGGTGTTAAAATTCAACGTTCCTACGTTTGGGCGCGTCCCCAAAGAAGTTTAAAAAATCGAATTTTCTTTGAATTGAGCTTTGTTTTTTTGAGTTTCTTTCAGGCTCTCAAGGGTGAAAAACCCGATCTAATTTTCTTAACTGTCCCCGGATTACCCGTTTGCGTTCCCGCCGCTTTATTGAGTAAATTATACGGGGTGCCGATCATTCTAAATTTGCAGGATATTCTGCCTGATGCGGCAGTTCATGTGGGATTATTAACTAATCAGAAAATGATTAAGGTTTTTAGTAGTCTCGAAAAATTTGCCTACAAAACTGCCGGTAAAATCTCAGTTATTGCCGATGGTTTTACCAAAAATCTCCTCACTAAAAATGTGCCGAGTCAGAAAATTATTGAGATTCCTAATTGGGTGGATGTGAGCTTTATTAAACCCCTGTCAAAAAACAATAATTATTTCCGTCAAGAAAATCATCTTGAGGGCAAGTTTGTTGTTTTATATTCTGGCAATATTGCCCTAACCCAACCCCTAGAAACCCTGATCGATGCTGCGGTTCACTTAGTTGACATTCCTGAGATTAAAGTGGTAATTGTTGGTAAAAAAGAAGCACTCGATCGCCTAGAAAAGTATCGCCAACAACAGGGGGCCAGTAATGTGCTTTTATTACCCTTTCAATCCAGGGAAAAATTACCAGAAATGTTAGCGGCAGCCGATGTGGGTATGGTGATGCAAAAACATAATGTTATTTCCTTTAATATGCCGTCCAAAATTCAGGTATTATTAGCTAGTGGTCGTGCTATTATTGCTTCTGTTCCCGCCGATGGAACCGCCGCTAGGGCGATCGAGCGTAGTGGTGGTGGTTTGGTGGTTACTCCCGAAGAGCCGGAGGCATTAGCTACGGCTATTTTAAAGCTATACAAAAACCCAGATTTAGCAACTATACTAGGAGAAAAGGGACGACAATACGCAGAAGAAAATTATGCCTTTGAAAAGACGTTGGATCAATACGAAAATCTTTTTTCTCAAGTAGTTAGTCAATAATTAGGGAATAGGGAATAGGGATAGGGAAAATTTTCCACGACACCTATTACCCAACCCCATCACCCCATCATATCACCCCTAACTCCCAATTCCCTATTTTCATGTTCGATAATTTCTCAAAAAAACTCCCCTGGCAAAGTCTCAAACAAGCGATCGCTTTTGTCTTAACAATTATTGCTTTAACTCCAGTGGTTACAGCTTTAATTTCTAGTGTTAATCAGCCCCAAATCCAATCGAATATTCAACTGTATCAAACCAATCTCAACCTACAAGCCACGACTCTCAGCACCGATGCTGATCCTAATAGTGAGGAATTTGCTAATCTTAAATTAATTCAAACTTCCCTGATCGGTGAAGATACTTATAACACTGCCGAGGAACAGTATTTATCAGCCCAGAAAAGTGCCAAAAAAACAATCACCGAACTAGAAAAATCAGCAGTTAATCCCGAACAAAAAAAATCCCTTGAGCGCGACATAAATTCCTTAAAAGATTTAGAACTGAAATTAAGTCTCATTCAAGCTAGTCAAGGTGACTTGGATTCGGCACGGAAAATCTGGCAAGAGATCAAGGAAAAATCAGCATTTGAGAATTATAAACCTGCTGTTTTAAAAAATGCGCTGCTGTTAGAGGGATTGTACAGTGAACCCCCCGAAATTGCTGCCGATGCTGAAGCGAGAATCGAGCGCAATTTTCAAGGATGGTTTCGTTATACCATTCTGGAAAAATTATATAGTCTCGAAAATCGTCAAGAGGATTTACTCGCTTTAGAGGAAGAACAGAGTGAAGTGGCGGCTAATGCCTTAATTAAACTAATTTTATTGGCTTTTTTGCCTCTTATCGGCGGTTTAATCGGTGTTGTGCTGTTGGTCTTTTTATTAGTGCAGTGGCTGCTCCGCCAACAGCGAGCGCTGCTCTTTTTAGATGATAGTCTCGCTTGGCAAACTAAGTGGGGAGGAGAAACCCTCTGGTGGGGAATAATTATCGGTTTCTTTTTCGTCGGACAAATTGTTTTACCGGTAATTTTCGGGATTTTATCGAGTTTCTTGAGTCTCAATCCCGAAAAATTCAATCTAGAAGCTAAAGCAATATACGTTGTAGTTAGTTATTTAGCCTTAACATTGAGCAGTTTATCGGTTTTATACCTAGCGATCAAGCCTTTTCGCCCTTTACCTCCCGATTGGTTTCGTTTTAAACTCTTTAGTCCTTGGCTTCTCTGGGGGTTAGCTGGCTATTTTGTCGCTTTACCCCTGGTTATTATCGTTTCTTTGCTTAATCAACTAATTTGGCAAGGACAGGGGGGTAGTAACCCGCTGCTGACTTTAGCCCTAGAATCCCAGAATACCTTCGCTTTAGTCTGTTTTGGCTTTACTGCTTCCCTTGCCGCTCCTTTTTTCGAGGAAATTGTCTTTCGCGGCTTTTTACTAGCTTCTTTGACTCGTTATCTGCCTGTCTGGGGTGCGATCGCTCTTAGTAGTTTGATTTTCGCCCTGGCTCACCAAAATTTGTCAGAAGTGCTGCCTTTAACCGTGCTAGGTTGTGTTCTTGGCTTTGTTTACACCCGCTCGAAAAATTTATTATCCTCGATGTTGGTTCATAGTCTCTGGAATGGTGGCACCCTGTTAAGTTTATTTTTATTGGGCAGCGGTGCGGGTTAGGTGAGGTCAAAAGTCTCTTAGTCTAGAGATAACTAATCTCCCCCTTTCAACCCTTGCACTTAATTAGATAACCACATCGTTGCTCACCTTGGTTGATCCAGTGAGTCCGTTCGATCGTACAATCGGGAAGCAGCATGGCAAACATTTCTAATTCATGGCCACAGATACTGGGATAGGAACCGGCGACCTCAGCAATAGCGCAATGATGCTCGGCCAGGATATAACTATTTTCTGCTTCCAGTGCCACTAATTCTGCCATATAACCCTCCTCTTGGCGAATTTCTAGCAATTTTCTCATTCTTTCCCCTAAAGACCCCTTGCCGAGGCGCAATTGATATTCTGCCGCTTTGCGTTGCCACTGTTTTTTGAGAATTTCCCCCACCTGTTGCTCTCCCACCGTCTCCACGAGAGTATTGAGGAAAGAAACGGCGAAATTATCGTAATTATGGGGAAAACGGCCACGACCTTGACGACTGAGACGATAAATGTGCTGGGGCCGTCCTATCTTATTTTGTACGGCAAAATATTCTATCAGTCCTTCCTCCTCCAAATCCTTAAGATGGCGGCGCGTCGCTTGCGGACTAATACTTAACTCTTCAGCCAAGTCTTGGGCGGTAGATTGACCGTTTTTGAGCAAATATTGCAGAATATCGTCTTTCGTCGAGGCGGGTTGAGTCGTGGTCATGATACCAAAAACAGAGGCTTTAGCGTACAATTGCTGAGGGTCAAGGAGCGGCCGATTACCCCTACAGAGTAACTTGAATAACAGAGGTTTATCAGCATCCTCTCAAATTTTCCCTGACTTTGACAACAGCTTTGTTGTTAATCTATTATATAATCAATTTAAACAACTTTATTGTTGTTTAACTGCCTCCCCTGCCTACCGCGTAGAGAGAACACTAACCCCCATGAGTGCAACCACCGTTAAAAACCTCGTTAACCAACCCTACAAGTACGGTTTCATCACCGATATCGAATCGGAAACCATCCCCCGCGGTTTGAATGAGGAGATTATTCGCCTAATTTCGGCAAAAAAGAAGGAACCGGAATTCATGCTCGATTTTCGTCTCCGGGCCTATCATCAATGGCAAAAGATGACCGAACCCAGTTGGCCGCACGTTTCCTATCCTGCCATTGATTATCAAAATATTATCTACTACTCTGCACCCAAACAGAAAAAAGAAAAACTCAACAGTCTTGAAGAAGTTGACCCCACTTTAATCGAAACCTTTGAAAAATTAGGCATTCCCCTTTCGGAACAAAAACGCCTGTCTAACGTGGCCGTCGATGCTATTTTTGACAGCGTTTCTATCGCCACAACTTTTAAAGAAAAACTAGCAGAACAGGGGGTTATTTTCTGTTCTATTTCGGAAGCTTTACAGGAACATCCCGACTTGGTGCAGAAATATCTCGGCAGTGTAGTTCCCGTGGGGGATAATTATTTTGCCGCTCTTAATTCTGCTGTTTTTAGCGATGGTTCCTTTGTTTTTATCCCCAAAGGTGTCGCCTGTCCGATGGAATTGTCCACCTATTTTCGGATTAATAACGGTGAGACGGGACAATTTGAAAGAACTTTAATTGTCGCTGAAGAAGGGGCATCGGTAAGTTATTTAGAGGGTTGCACCGCTCCGATGTACGATAGTAATCAACTTCATGCCGCCGTCGTGGAATTAGTCGCCCTCGATAATGCGGATATTAAATATTCGACGGTACAAAATTGGTATGCTGGCGATGCCAATGGGAAGGGAGGTATTTACAATTTCGTCACTAAACGGGGTCTGTGTAAAGGAGTTAATTCTAAGATTTCTTGGACGCAGGTGGAAACTGGTTCGGCGATTACTTGGAAGTATCCCAGTTGTGTCTTAGTCGGCGATAATTCCGTTGGGGAATTCTACTCAATTGCCCTAACTAATAATAAACAACAGGCCGATACAGGTACGAAAATGATTCACATCGGCCGCAACACCAAGAGTACAATTATTTCTAAGGGAATTTCGGCGGGTAACTCCCAAAATAGCTATCGCGGGTTAGTGAAAATGGGACCGAAAGCCAAGGGAGCAAGAAATTACTCCCAGTGTGATTCTATGCTGATTGGAGATAATGCCGAAGCTAACACTTTTCCCTATATTCAGGTGGATAACAACAGTGCTAAAGTAGAACACGAAGCTTCTACCTCTAAAATCGGTGAAGACCAATTATTCTACTTCGCACAACGGGGTATTTCCGAGGAAGATGCTGTCTCTATGTTAGTCAGTGGTTTCTGTAAGGATGTCCTCAGTAAATTACCGATGGAATTCGCCGCCGAAGCTGATAAACTCCTCAGTCTCAAGCTCGAAGGAACCGTCGGGTAACAGTTATCAGTTATCAGTTATCAGTTATCAGTTATCAGTTATCAGTGTTCGCTGAAATATAATTAGTTTCTAGAAATATTTGCAGTTGCCAACAAAAAACATGAGTGAAGTAATTTTATCGGTAAAAAATCTGACCGCTAGTATTGATGGAAATCAGATTCTTAAAGGAGTTAACCTCGAAATTAAAGCGGGTGAAACCCACGCAATTATGGGACGCAATGGCTCAGGAAAAAGTACCTTTTCCAAAGTAATCGCTGGACATCCCGATTATGAAGTAACTGGGGGAGAAATAATTTATAAAGGTGAAAATCTTTTAGACAAAGAACCCGATGAACGAGCGCTTATGGGTATCTTTCTCGCTTTCCAATATCCCTTAGAAATCCCCGGCGTTAGTAACCTCGATTTTCTTCGCGTTGCCTATAATGCCCGACAAAAATATTTAGGTTCGGAAGAATTAGATAGTTTTGACTTTGAGGAATTAGTCGAGAAAAAACTAGAAGTTGTCCAGATGAATCCTAGCTTTCTTGGCAGAAGTTTAAACGAAGGTTTCTCCGGTGGTGAGAAAAAACGTAATGAAATCCTACAAATGGCCTTATTAGAACCTACTTTAGGAATTCTCGATGAAATTGACTCTGGTTTAGACATCGATGCTTTGCGGATTGTTGCCCAGGGAGTCAATCACTTAGCTACCCCCGATAACGCTTTTTTACTTATCACTCACTATCAGCGTCTGCTCAACTACATTGAACCCGATGTTATTCATGTTATGTACGATGGGCGCATTGTCACCAGTGGCGGTAAAGAATTAGCTCTCGAATTAGAAAGAACTGGCTACGATTTCCTCGACGAACAATTATTAGCCGTTAAGTAATCTAGTTATCAGTTATCAGTTATCAGTTATCAGTTATCAGTAGTCAGTTTTGAGTATTAAGTGAGCGGTATGTATTAAGTGAGCATCATCAAATGGCAGTAACAGTGCTGTCTTTTCACTGATAACTGTTTACTGATTACCGTTTACTGATAACTGTTTACTGATAACTGATAACTGAAAAATCCCCACATCCCCTCCTACCAATGACAGCCATAATCACGAAACCTGAACAATCAGGAGAATTATTGTTAAAATTGTCGCGAGAAACGGTTCCCACTATCGATAACGGTAAAATTCTCGAATTAAGAGAATCGGGAGCCAGTAAAGCTCAAGAATTAGCCATCCCTGGCAGAAAAGATGAAGAATGGCAATTCACCGATTTAAGTCAACTCTGGGCGATCGATTTTTGCGCTCCCCAACCCGTTACAATCGATAAAAATGCCCTAGCTGTTTTTTTGCTGCCTGAAGCCAAAAACAGCCACCTAGTCTTCGTTAACGGCATTTATCAGCCCGAATTGTCCGATATTTCCGCTTTACCCCCCGGTGTCAGCGTCAGCAATCTCGCCAATGCACAAAAAGATGTTCTTGTCAACTATCTAGGGAAAGAAAAAACCCCCGAATTTTTTACCGCACTCAACCAAGCTGGACTAAGCGATGGGGCAGTAATTCACGTCACCGCTAACACCGTCGTCACAACCCCGATACATCTCCTATTTATCACCGTTGTGGAGGAAATTCCCCGCTTTTATCAGCCCCATAGCCTAATCGTGGCGGAAACGGGAGCTAGTGTCAATATTATCGAGAATTACGGGGCTTTAGCCGAACATTGCTCCGATTTACCTGTAAATTACTCTTATTTCACCAATGCTGTCACGGAAATTTACCTCGAAGCCAACGCCGAGGTCATCCATACCAGAGTACAACGGGAATCGGGAGATGGTTTTCACATCGGACGCACGATAATTGAACAAGGGCGCGATAGCCGTTACACTCTCAACGAGATAAATCTAGGAGCTAAACTCTGCCGTCATAACCTCGATGTACTGCAAAAAGGCGAACAAACCGAGACAAATCTGCACGGATTAGCCATGATTACCGGACAACAAACCGCCGATACCCACAGCGCCATCTATCTCAACCATCCCCACGGCATCGCCAACCAACTGCATAAATGTATCGTTGATGGTAGCGCTCACGCCATCTTTAATGGTAAAGTGTTTGTTCCCAAACCCGCCCAATTAACCAACGCCTCCCAGTTAAATCGGAATTTGTTAATTTCTAACAAGGCACGAGTCAACACCAAACCGGAATTACAAATTACCGCCGATAACGTCAAATGTTCCCACGGGGCAACCGTTAGCCAACTGGAAGCCGATGATTTATTCTATCTGCAAAGCCGGGGCTTAAGCGCCGACACCGCCCGCAGTTTGTTAATTGATGCTTTCTCGGCCGAGATTTTAGCTAAAATTCCTCTAGAATCCCTCCGCCAAAGATTGGGGCAATGTGTCGCCTGTCGCAGTGTGGAATAACTCTACCGGGGTGGGTGTCAACCTGCCCAAAGTACCCCTCTGACTCCTGACTAAAATGACAATTATCCAAGAAAAAACCCTCGCCCAAAAAGTCCGCGCCGATTTCCCTATCCTCCATCAAACCGTACACGATAAACCCCTTATCTATCTCGATAGTGCCGCCACTTCCCAAAAACCCATTCAAGTATTAGAAACCCTGCGAAACTATTACGAAAAAGATAACGCTAATGTGCATCGGGGGGCGCATACTTTAAGTGTCCGGGCAACGGAAGCCTACGAAGGAGCCAGAGATAAGGTGGCTAGGTTTATTAATGCCGCTTCTCGTCAGGAAATTGTCTATACTCGCAACGCCACGGAAGCGATTAATTTAGTCGCCTACAGTTGGGCGTTAAATACCCTGAAAGCAGGGGATGAAATTATTCTCTCGGTTATGGAACACCACAGTAATTTAATCCCCTGGCAAATTGTCTGCCAAAAGACGGGGGCAGTGATTAAATATGTGCCATTAACCAGCGAAGAAAGCTTTGATTTAGAACAATATAAATCTTTGTTATCTGACAAAACTAAATTAGTTGCTGTCCTTCATGTTTCTAATACATTAGGCTGTATTAATCCCGTTGCCGAAATAGTCAGCCTTGCCCATCAAGTCGGGGCGAAAGTATTAATTGATGCCTGTCAAAGTGTCCCCCATTTAGCCATTGATGTGCAGGCCATAGATTGTGATTGGTTGGTGGCTAGTGGTCATAAAATGTGCGCCCCCACCGGTATTGGATTTTTGTACGGCAAAGAGGCGATTTTAGAGGCAATGCCGCCCTTTTTTGGTGGTGGCGAAATGATTGCAGAAGTCTATTTAGACCATTTTACCTGTGCCGAACTGCCCCACAAATTTGAAGCTGGAACCCCCGCTATTGGCGAAGCGATTGCTCTCGGTGCTGCAGTAGAATATTTAATGGGTTTAGGTATGGATAATATTCATGCCTACGAGGAAGAATTAACCGCCCATTTGTTCAAAAAATTAGGAGAAATTGAGGGTTTAAGAATTTACGGACCGCCACCTAGTTTAACGGGCCAGGGTCGGGCTAGTTTAGCCGCCTTTAATGTGGAAGGGATTCATGCTAGTGATTTAGCTACTTTATTAGACCACGAAGGAATCGCTATTCGTTCTGGTCATCACTGTACCCAACCTCTACACCGCCTTTTTGATGCTTCTGGCAGCGCGCGGGCAAGTCTATATTTTTATAATACCCGTGAAGAAATCGAGCGCTTTATTGTCGCCCTACAGGAAACTATCGATTTCTTTGCCAATTGTTTTTCTTAGGGGGATTTCTAGCCCTTTTCCTGTTCTTAAAGAGTGAAGGAAGTTACTTATAGCGTTTTTCAGTCTGCTGAGGTACAAAAGTTATGGGTTTTAGGCAAAAGGCAAGAGGCAGAAGGCAAAAGGGAAGAAAAATAGGTGTACCTCACTAGCTTAGGAAATGCTATATTATTATCAAGGAATTTGTCCTGAAACGGGGGAGTTATTGCGCTTGCCCCGTACTCTTTTGGCTGAAAAAATTGCCCGAGATTTGATGACAACTATCACCAATCCTGAAGGTAAAATGTATGGAATTTTGTTAGGAGAAAATGCTGCTGGCGAAATAGAAATTTTAAAAGCTTTTTCTGGACAGGGAGAAGCCACCGGCTGGGTTCCGTCCCTAGTGGGGAGAGAAAAAATTGTGCTGGAAGAAAAGCGAGTTTTGCAAATTTTAGAAACAATTAAACAGGAAATTATCACCCTACAATCAATTCCAGAACATAATTTATATCGACTCAATCAAGCAAATTTTGAGCGCAAAATACAAGCTTTACAGCAACAACATCAAAACCATAAACAGGAACGAGATAGGTTAAGAAATTTAGGGAATTTAAAGCCAGAAGAATTAGAGAATTTAAATAATATCAGTCGTCAGGAAAAAAGAGCAAGAAAGCAATTAAAACAGGAACAAAAACAATTTTTAGAACCATTAATTGAGAAAATAAACTTCGCCAATCAGAGAATTATTGAACTTAAGCAACAGCGTAGGAACCTCTCCAAACAGTTACAGGAATTGCTGTATCAATCCTACTGTTTACATAACTTTTCTGGACAATCTCTCTCCTTAGCTAAATTGATGGGCAGTAATTTGTTACCGACGGGAACAGGGGAATGTTGCGCCCCGAAATTATTAAATTATGCCGCCATGAAAGGATTAAAACCTATCGCCATGGCCGAATTTTGGTGGGGAGAATCGAATCGAGATAGAAAACAGGGAGAATTTTATGGTGCTTGTCAAGAAAGATGTCAACCTCTCATGGGTTTTTTACTCTCTGGTTTACGTTTATCTCTAGAAATTATCTATGAAGACGAGGGAATAATTGCTATTAATAAACCTGCCGGATTATTATCGGTAGCAGGACGTTATCAAGACAGTCAAGATGCCGTGGTCAATCGTTTTCGTCGTCAGGGAAAAAATCTCATTCCCGTTCATCGTTTAGATCGAGAAACTTCCGGTATATTATTACTAGCTAAAAGTTTAGATATTTATCGTTGTTTATCCCAACAATTTCAACGGCGAGAAGTGGAGAAAATCTACGAAGCTATATTATCAGAAATTATTGAGCAAGAATCGGGTATAATTGACCTACCTCTCTGGGGAAATCCGCAAAATCGACCCTATCAAACTGTGGATTGGCAAAGGG
This Microcystis wesenbergii NRERC-220 DNA region includes the following protein-coding sequences:
- the purD gene encoding phosphoribosylamine--glycine ligase, with translation MKIIVIGSGGREHALAWKLLQSPELEQVFCIPGNGGTAILPQCENIPLAMEDFAEISRFAQENSVDLVVVGPEYPLSLGITDHLLAQEIAVFGPTQTGALIESSKSWAKELMIEAGVITAASETFTDAELAKTYIREQGAPIVVKADGLAAGKGVIVAETVDTALEAIDDLFTSGFTKVVVEEFLEGEEVSILTLTDGISFRSLLPAQDHKRIGEGDTGKNTGGMGVYVPAPIATAAIIEAVDRDILAPIVATLQKRGIDYRGVLYAGLMISPAGEPKVLEFNCRFGDPETQAVLPLLETPLAPLLLACAQQKLTDFPSLQWRSGSAVCVVAASAGYPDHYEKGQLITGIKAAETEGALVFHAGTVLKHGDIFTDGGRVLGVTAMGSNFNQAIELAYQSVNRIHFQGIYYRRDIGHRVREK
- a CDS encoding glycosyltransferase family 4 protein — encoded protein: MRILLYSYNYYPEPIGIAPLMTELAEGLVKRGHQVRVLTAFPWYPNSEIDPEYRGKIYLEEERNGVKIQRSYVWARPQRSLKNRIFFELSFVFLSFFQALKGEKPDLIFLTVPGLPVCVPAALLSKLYGVPIILNLQDILPDAAVHVGLLTNQKMIKVFSSLEKFAYKTAGKISVIADGFTKNLLTKNVPSQKIIEIPNWVDVSFIKPLSKNNNYFRQENHLEGKFVVLYSGNIALTQPLETLIDAAVHLVDIPEIKVVIVGKKEALDRLEKYRQQQGASNVLLLPFQSREKLPEMLAAADVGMVMQKHNVISFNMPSKIQVLLASGRAIIASVPADGTAARAIERSGGGLVVTPEEPEALATAILKLYKNPDLATILGEKGRQYAEENYAFEKTLDQYENLFSQVVSQ
- a CDS encoding CPBP family intramembrane glutamic endopeptidase yields the protein MFDNFSKKLPWQSLKQAIAFVLTIIALTPVVTALISSVNQPQIQSNIQLYQTNLNLQATTLSTDADPNSEEFANLKLIQTSLIGEDTYNTAEEQYLSAQKSAKKTITELEKSAVNPEQKKSLERDINSLKDLELKLSLIQASQGDLDSARKIWQEIKEKSAFENYKPAVLKNALLLEGLYSEPPEIAADAEARIERNFQGWFRYTILEKLYSLENRQEDLLALEEEQSEVAANALIKLILLAFLPLIGGLIGVVLLVFLLVQWLLRQQRALLFLDDSLAWQTKWGGETLWWGIIIGFFFVGQIVLPVIFGILSSFLSLNPEKFNLEAKAIYVVVSYLALTLSSLSVLYLAIKPFRPLPPDWFRFKLFSPWLLWGLAGYFVALPLVIIVSLLNQLIWQGQGGSNPLLTLALESQNTFALVCFGFTASLAAPFFEEIVFRGFLLASLTRYLPVWGAIALSSLIFALAHQNLSEVLPLTVLGCVLGFVYTRSKNLLSSMLVHSLWNGGTLLSLFLLGSGAG
- the sufR gene encoding iron-sulfur cluster biosynthesis transcriptional regulator SufR translates to MTTTQPASTKDDILQYLLKNGQSTAQDLAEELSISPQATRRHLKDLEEEGLIEYFAVQNKIGRPQHIYRLSRQGRGRFPHNYDNFAVSFLNTLVETVGEQQVGEILKKQWQRKAAEYQLRLGKGSLGERMRKLLEIRQEEGYMAELVALEAENSYILAEHHCAIAEVAGSYPSICGHELEMFAMLLPDCTIERTHWINQGEQRCGYLIKCKG
- the sufB gene encoding Fe-S cluster assembly protein SufB; translated protein: MSATTVKNLVNQPYKYGFITDIESETIPRGLNEEIIRLISAKKKEPEFMLDFRLRAYHQWQKMTEPSWPHVSYPAIDYQNIIYYSAPKQKKEKLNSLEEVDPTLIETFEKLGIPLSEQKRLSNVAVDAIFDSVSIATTFKEKLAEQGVIFCSISEALQEHPDLVQKYLGSVVPVGDNYFAALNSAVFSDGSFVFIPKGVACPMELSTYFRINNGETGQFERTLIVAEEGASVSYLEGCTAPMYDSNQLHAAVVELVALDNADIKYSTVQNWYAGDANGKGGIYNFVTKRGLCKGVNSKISWTQVETGSAITWKYPSCVLVGDNSVGEFYSIALTNNKQQADTGTKMIHIGRNTKSTIISKGISAGNSQNSYRGLVKMGPKAKGARNYSQCDSMLIGDNAEANTFPYIQVDNNSAKVEHEASTSKIGEDQLFYFAQRGISEEDAVSMLVSGFCKDVLSKLPMEFAAEADKLLSLKLEGTVG
- the sufC gene encoding Fe-S cluster assembly ATPase SufC, translated to MSEVILSVKNLTASIDGNQILKGVNLEIKAGETHAIMGRNGSGKSTFSKVIAGHPDYEVTGGEIIYKGENLLDKEPDERALMGIFLAFQYPLEIPGVSNLDFLRVAYNARQKYLGSEELDSFDFEELVEKKLEVVQMNPSFLGRSLNEGFSGGEKKRNEILQMALLEPTLGILDEIDSGLDIDALRIVAQGVNHLATPDNAFLLITHYQRLLNYIEPDVIHVMYDGRIVTSGGKELALELERTGYDFLDEQLLAVK
- the sufD gene encoding Fe-S cluster assembly protein SufD, with the translated sequence MTAIITKPEQSGELLLKLSRETVPTIDNGKILELRESGASKAQELAIPGRKDEEWQFTDLSQLWAIDFCAPQPVTIDKNALAVFLLPEAKNSHLVFVNGIYQPELSDISALPPGVSVSNLANAQKDVLVNYLGKEKTPEFFTALNQAGLSDGAVIHVTANTVVTTPIHLLFITVVEEIPRFYQPHSLIVAETGASVNIIENYGALAEHCSDLPVNYSYFTNAVTEIYLEANAEVIHTRVQRESGDGFHIGRTIIEQGRDSRYTLNEINLGAKLCRHNLDVLQKGEQTETNLHGLAMITGQQTADTHSAIYLNHPHGIANQLHKCIVDGSAHAIFNGKVFVPKPAQLTNASQLNRNLLISNKARVNTKPELQITADNVKCSHGATVSQLEADDLFYLQSRGLSADTARSLLIDAFSAEILAKIPLESLRQRLGQCVACRSVE
- a CDS encoding SufS family cysteine desulfurase — protein: MTIIQEKTLAQKVRADFPILHQTVHDKPLIYLDSAATSQKPIQVLETLRNYYEKDNANVHRGAHTLSVRATEAYEGARDKVARFINAASRQEIVYTRNATEAINLVAYSWALNTLKAGDEIILSVMEHHSNLIPWQIVCQKTGAVIKYVPLTSEESFDLEQYKSLLSDKTKLVAVLHVSNTLGCINPVAEIVSLAHQVGAKVLIDACQSVPHLAIDVQAIDCDWLVASGHKMCAPTGIGFLYGKEAILEAMPPFFGGGEMIAEVYLDHFTCAELPHKFEAGTPAIGEAIALGAAVEYLMGLGMDNIHAYEEELTAHLFKKLGEIEGLRIYGPPPSLTGQGRASLAAFNVEGIHASDLATLLDHEGIAIRSGHHCTQPLHRLFDASGSARASLYFYNTREEIERFIVALQETIDFFANCFS
- a CDS encoding RluA family pseudouridine synthase; this encodes MLYYYQGICPETGELLRLPRTLLAEKIARDLMTTITNPEGKMYGILLGENAAGEIEILKAFSGQGEATGWVPSLVGREKIVLEEKRVLQILETIKQEIITLQSIPEHNLYRLNQANFERKIQALQQQHQNHKQERDRLRNLGNLKPEELENLNNISRQEKRARKQLKQEQKQFLEPLIEKINFANQRIIELKQQRRNLSKQLQELLYQSYCLHNFSGQSLSLAKLMGSNLLPTGTGECCAPKLLNYAAMKGLKPIAMAEFWWGESNRDRKQGEFYGACQERCQPLMGFLLSGLRLSLEIIYEDEGIIAINKPAGLLSVAGRYQDSQDAVVNRFRRQGKNLIPVHRLDRETSGILLLAKSLDIYRCLSQQFQRREVEKIYEAILSEIIEQESGIIDLPLWGNPQNRPYQTVDWQRGKASQTYFKVVGKEGNYSRLEFIPYTGRTHQIRVHSQAGLGIGILGDRLYNGKQSDRLHLHAKQLSFRHPQTKTKLDLIIPTPF